From Rhodanobacteraceae bacterium, the proteins below share one genomic window:
- a CDS encoding beta-1,4-glucanase (cellulase): MHMRMNAHGVASIILAALCVALAGPVFAQSRDAAHPQKTTTPPPLQFHYMGPPAGGRVASVAGIPGDYSTYYLGSASGGLWKSTDGGHTFMPIFDEQDTSAIGAIAIAPADHETVWVGTGEPWTIRPSDIVGDGVYKSTDGGATWKHLGLPKTGRIARILINPKDTNTVLVCAEGSGAAPQHERGVFRTTDGGKTWRQTLFVNEETGCSGLSMDPANPDTVLAGTWQFSVRTWAELSGGPGSGVYISHDNGQTWTHLDEANGLPKPPLGKIDVTIAPSNPQRMYALIQTRDQGSVWRSDDGGGQWKVVSWDRNLIMRAGYYIFIEANPKDADGVLVLNSGDHYSSDGGKTFSGEGGKNVKPLGAASCGDCHDGWIDPTDPAHYVLTDDGGANIATGAGTAIHVALPNGQLYHVASDDQVPYWIYGNRQDDGGWRISSDLSQPSGNGLLPKDAFMPQGQDFERYFDEDEDRPGSKPKVNKELLAKYPKAAPPPKGWALGPNGEPKTPPDRSGFEGPNEEAPTYQYFPNACESGFTIPEPGDPDIVWSSCYGNELYRFDLAQGTPHSVSPSIVGLDSPPDKLKYRCHWTPPLAIDPFDPDSVLYGCQMVLRTTDKGHSWTEFSPDLSTRDPSLIVPSGGIMQDNLGQYFGALVWSLAFSPIERGLLWAGTNDGKVWYTKDAESQGQPQWVDVTANLHLPPRGNINQISPSHFHAGTAYIAVDFRFAGEGDHKPYILETTDYGKTWKNISGNLPSDNPLDYTLSVAENPNREGMLFAGTGHAFWYTMDNGRHWMRFRKGLPPSPVTWINIQPHMHDVDVSTYGRGDFILPDIATFEQTSSPDQPDSGATRLFKPSEVYRQARGAYPTEAQPARPQFQFYLAKASKDPVQLQILDAQGKPIRTEKLKAHQGLNGAYWDLFYDTPADVKLLTTPPENPHIWDEPRYQGKTYRSIIHWGIDPHTGTPIAAPGNYQVRLTVDGRSYTQPFTVVKDPKIKASDAVLADSTALQVQIADAISETSEMVNAMERWRKQIEDQLKTHASGATADALRQLDAQILAVEDQLVSPEARLGDDKQYSTPFRMYWNLRWLAGRVGQGIQNTAGGSDYEPTVAQRNNFADLQAKLAATRTAFASLKSTTVPAFNRSGNGVKIDVGG; this comes from the coding sequence ATGCACATGCGAATGAATGCGCACGGTGTTGCTTCGATCATTCTGGCAGCGCTGTGCGTCGCGCTGGCGGGTCCGGTGTTCGCGCAATCGCGCGACGCCGCGCATCCGCAGAAGACGACGACTCCGCCGCCGCTGCAATTCCATTACATGGGACCGCCGGCCGGTGGACGCGTCGCTTCGGTCGCGGGCATTCCCGGCGACTACTCGACGTACTACCTCGGTTCCGCTTCGGGTGGCCTGTGGAAATCCACCGATGGCGGGCATACCTTCATGCCGATTTTCGACGAACAGGACACGTCCGCGATCGGGGCCATCGCGATTGCACCGGCCGATCATGAGACGGTGTGGGTGGGCACCGGCGAGCCGTGGACGATCCGTCCCAGCGACATCGTGGGCGACGGCGTGTACAAGTCCACCGACGGCGGCGCGACCTGGAAGCACTTGGGCTTGCCGAAGACCGGCCGCATCGCGCGCATCCTCATCAATCCGAAGGACACCAACACCGTGCTGGTCTGCGCCGAAGGTTCCGGCGCGGCCCCGCAGCACGAGCGCGGCGTATTCCGCACCACCGACGGCGGCAAGACCTGGAGGCAGACGCTGTTCGTCAACGAAGAGACCGGCTGCAGCGGGCTCAGCATGGATCCCGCCAATCCCGACACCGTACTCGCCGGCACCTGGCAGTTCAGCGTGCGTACGTGGGCCGAACTGAGCGGCGGCCCCGGCAGCGGCGTCTACATCTCGCACGACAACGGCCAGACCTGGACGCATCTCGACGAAGCGAACGGATTGCCGAAGCCGCCGCTCGGCAAGATCGACGTGACCATCGCGCCGTCGAATCCGCAGCGCATGTACGCATTGATCCAGACCAGAGATCAGGGTTCGGTGTGGCGCAGCGACGACGGTGGCGGCCAGTGGAAGGTCGTGAGTTGGGATCGCAACCTCATCATGCGCGCCGGCTACTACATCTTCATCGAGGCCAATCCCAAGGATGCCGACGGCGTGTTGGTGCTGAACAGCGGCGATCATTATTCCAGCGACGGCGGAAAGACTTTTTCGGGCGAAGGCGGCAAGAACGTGAAACCGCTGGGTGCTGCGTCCTGCGGCGATTGCCACGATGGCTGGATCGATCCTACCGATCCCGCGCATTACGTGCTCACCGACGACGGCGGCGCCAACATCGCGACCGGCGCCGGCACGGCGATTCACGTCGCGCTCCCGAACGGACAGCTCTATCACGTCGCGAGCGACGACCAGGTGCCGTACTGGATTTACGGCAACCGGCAGGACGATGGCGGCTGGCGCATTTCCAGCGACCTTTCGCAGCCGAGCGGCAACGGACTTTTGCCGAAAGACGCGTTCATGCCGCAGGGTCAAGATTTCGAGCGGTACTTCGATGAAGACGAGGATCGGCCGGGAAGCAAACCCAAGGTCAACAAGGAACTGCTCGCAAAGTATCCGAAGGCCGCGCCGCCGCCGAAAGGCTGGGCGCTCGGGCCGAACGGCGAACCGAAGACGCCGCCGGATCGCAGCGGCTTCGAAGGGCCGAACGAGGAAGCGCCGACCTATCAGTATTTTCCGAATGCCTGCGAATCGGGATTCACGATTCCCGAGCCGGGCGATCCGGACATCGTGTGGTCGTCGTGCTACGGCAACGAGCTGTACCGCTTTGACCTCGCGCAGGGCACGCCGCATTCGGTGTCGCCCTCCATCGTCGGACTGGATTCGCCGCCCGACAAGCTGAAGTACCGTTGCCACTGGACGCCGCCGCTCGCGATCGATCCGTTCGATCCAGACAGCGTGTTGTACGGCTGCCAGATGGTGCTGCGCACGACCGACAAGGGCCATTCGTGGACCGAGTTCAGCCCCGACCTGTCGACGCGCGATCCGTCGCTGATCGTTCCGAGCGGCGGCATCATGCAGGACAATCTCGGCCAGTATTTCGGCGCGCTCGTTTGGTCGCTGGCGTTCTCGCCGATCGAGCGTGGCCTGCTGTGGGCGGGCACCAACGACGGCAAGGTCTGGTACACGAAAGATGCCGAGTCGCAAGGCCAACCACAGTGGGTCGACGTCACCGCGAACCTGCACCTGCCGCCGCGTGGCAACATCAACCAGATTTCACCGTCGCATTTCCACGCGGGTACCGCGTACATCGCGGTGGATTTCCGTTTTGCGGGCGAAGGCGACCACAAGCCGTACATCCTCGAGACCACCGACTACGGCAAGACCTGGAAGAACATCAGCGGCAACCTGCCGTCCGACAATCCGCTCGATTATACGCTGAGCGTCGCCGAAAACCCGAACCGCGAAGGCATGCTGTTCGCGGGCACCGGCCATGCGTTCTGGTACACGATGGACAACGGCCGGCACTGGATGCGATTCCGCAAGGGACTGCCGCCATCGCCGGTCACGTGGATCAACATCCAGCCGCACATGCACGACGTAGACGTGTCCACCTACGGCCGCGGCGATTTCATCCTGCCGGACATCGCGACGTTCGAGCAGACCAGCAGTCCGGATCAGCCGGACAGTGGCGCGACGCGACTGTTCAAACCGAGCGAGGTGTATCGGCAGGCGCGCGGTGCCTATCCGACCGAGGCCCAGCCGGCACGACCGCAATTCCAGTTCTATCTCGCGAAGGCGTCCAAAGACCCGGTGCAACTACAAATCCTCGACGCGCAAGGCAAGCCGATCCGCACCGAAAAACTGAAGGCACACCAAGGGCTTAATGGCGCTTATTGGGACCTTTTCTACGACACGCCGGCCGATGTAAAGCTGCTCACGACGCCGCCCGAAAATCCGCACATCTGGGACGAGCCGCGTTACCAGGGCAAGACGTATCGCAGCATCATCCATTGGGGCATCGACCCGCATACCGGCACGCCGATCGCAGCGCCGGGCAACTATCAGGTGCGGCTGACCGTCGACGGCCGCAGCTATACGCAGCCTTTCACGGTAGTGAAGGATCCCAAGATCAAGGCGAGCGACGCGGTGCTGGCCGATTCGACCGCGCTGCAGGTGCAGATCGCCGACGCGATCAGCGAGACATCGGAAATGGTCAACGCCATGGAGCGGTGGCGCAAGCAGATCGAGGACCAACTGAAGACGCACGCTTCGGGCGCAACGGCCGATGCGTTGCGGCAACTGGATGCGCAAATCCTGGCGGTCGAGGATCAGCTGGTCAGCCCCGAAGCGCGGCTCGGCGACGACAAGCAATACTCGACGCCGTTCCGGATGTACTGGAATCTGCGTTGGCTGGCGGGCCGCGTCGGGCAGGGCATCCAGAACACCGCCGGCGGGTCGGACTACGAACCGACCGTCGCGCAACGCAACAACTTCGCCGACCTGCAGGCAAAGCTCGCTGCGACGCGCACGGCATTCGCGAGCCTGAAGAGCACGACCGTGCCGGCGTTCAACCGCTCCGGCAACGGAGTCAAGATTGATGTGGGCGGGTAG
- a CDS encoding Na+/solute symporter, with protein MSGVRFDATALGVFAFFFVLITVLGFVAARWRRGDLSQLHEWGLGGRRFGAFVTWFLLGGDLYTAYTLIAVPALVYAVGAYGFFALPYTVFVYPLVFLTMPRLWNVCRKHGWITSADFVEGRYGSRGLALAVAVTGVLATMPYIALQLVGLEKVFEAMGLGVLGIGRETPLIIAFVILALYTYSSGLRAPALIAFVKDAMLYVTVIAAVVIIPIKLGGYGAVFDAAGKAFAAKGGDTGVLLKPDQYWSFATLALGSAFALFLYPHATTATLSADGPQTIRRNAVWLPAYSVMLGLVALLGYMALAAHIDVKDGSMAVPALINASFPPWFAGFCFAAIALGALVPAAIMSIGAANLFTRNIWRPYANSQLSNAQESRIAKNISLLVKFGALLAVLYLPTKFAIDLQLLGGIWMLQIFPAVVCGLFTRWLRAPALLLGWLAGMVLGSALAYAQGLKPVYTFVFDDAHYGIYIGLLALVLNFVVSILATPVAALFKREGRPDRTQAIEYDDATAG; from the coding sequence ATGAGCGGTGTCCGATTCGACGCCACCGCGCTCGGCGTCTTCGCGTTCTTCTTCGTGCTGATCACGGTGCTGGGATTCGTCGCGGCACGCTGGCGGCGCGGCGATCTCTCGCAGTTGCACGAATGGGGCCTCGGCGGTCGCCGCTTCGGCGCATTCGTCACCTGGTTCCTGCTGGGCGGCGACCTCTACACCGCGTACACGCTGATCGCGGTGCCGGCGCTGGTGTACGCGGTCGGCGCCTACGGATTCTTCGCGTTGCCGTACACCGTGTTCGTGTATCCGCTGGTGTTCCTGACGATGCCGCGCCTGTGGAACGTCTGCCGCAAGCACGGCTGGATCACCTCGGCCGATTTCGTGGAAGGCCGCTACGGCAGCCGCGGCCTCGCTTTGGCGGTCGCGGTCACCGGCGTGCTCGCGACGATGCCCTACATCGCGCTCCAGCTCGTGGGCCTCGAGAAGGTGTTCGAGGCGATGGGCCTCGGTGTGCTCGGCATCGGACGCGAAACGCCGCTGATCATCGCGTTCGTGATCCTGGCGCTGTACACGTATTCGAGCGGCCTGCGCGCGCCGGCGCTGATCGCGTTCGTCAAGGACGCGATGCTCTACGTCACCGTGATCGCTGCGGTGGTGATTATCCCGATCAAGCTGGGCGGCTACGGCGCAGTGTTCGATGCCGCGGGAAAAGCCTTCGCCGCGAAAGGCGGCGACACCGGCGTGTTGCTGAAGCCCGACCAGTACTGGTCGTTCGCGACGCTCGCGTTGGGTTCGGCGTTCGCGCTGTTCCTGTACCCGCACGCGACCACCGCGACGCTGTCGGCCGACGGCCCGCAAACGATCCGCCGCAATGCGGTGTGGCTGCCCGCGTACAGCGTGATGCTGGGGCTGGTCGCACTGCTCGGCTACATGGCGCTGGCCGCGCACATCGACGTCAAGGACGGTTCGATGGCGGTGCCGGCGCTGATCAACGCGAGTTTTCCGCCGTGGTTCGCCGGCTTCTGTTTCGCCGCGATCGCGCTGGGTGCGCTGGTGCCCGCGGCGATCATGTCGATCGGCGCGGCGAACCTTTTCACCCGCAACATCTGGCGGCCGTATGCCAACAGCCAGTTGTCCAACGCGCAGGAATCGCGGATCGCCAAGAATATTTCGTTGCTGGTGAAGTTCGGCGCGCTGCTGGCGGTGCTGTACCTGCCCACGAAATTCGCGATCGACCTGCAACTGCTGGGCGGCATCTGGATGCTGCAGATTTTCCCGGCGGTGGTCTGCGGCCTGTTCACGCGCTGGCTGCGCGCGCCGGCGCTGTTGCTCGGCTGGCTGGCCGGCATGGTGCTCGGAAGCGCTCTCGCTTATGCGCAAGGCTTGAAGCCGGTGTACACGTTCGTGTTCGACGATGCGCACTACGGCATCTACATCGGATTGCTGGCGCTGGTACTGAACTTCGTCGTCTCGATTCTCGCCACGCCCGTCGCGGCGTTATTCAAGCGCGAAGGCCGGCCGGACCGCACGCAGGCGATCGAATACGATGACGCGACTGCAGGTTAA
- a CDS encoding Kynurenine formamidase, bacterial, with translation MEQKRVQFDFEIAFSNGGGLKGWDFRLDIDGDDISDEALADYLIRDLRLLMVGSVTVCNKKIISEPHKRLAS, from the coding sequence GTGGAACAGAAGCGCGTCCAGTTCGACTTCGAAATCGCCTTCAGCAACGGCGGCGGCCTCAAGGGTTGGGATTTCCGGCTGGACATCGACGGTGACGACATTTCCGACGAAGCGCTGGCCGATTACCTCATCCGCGACCTGCGATTGCTGATGGTCGGCAGCGTGACGGTCTGCAACAAGAAGATCATCAGCGAACCGCACAAGCGGTTGGCATCCTGA
- a CDS encoding diacylglycerol kinase produces the protein MPSNINRGPRQIWLALIWSLKGLRAGWRIEASFRLEVILLVILFPIGLWLGDGVIEKALLAGSLLPVLAAEMLNSALECLVDKLWPELHEIAGRAKDMGSAAVFLLMINVLVIWGVILIPRAF, from the coding sequence ATGCCCAGCAACATCAATCGCGGACCGCGCCAGATTTGGCTGGCATTGATCTGGTCGCTCAAGGGGTTGCGCGCCGGCTGGCGCATCGAGGCGTCGTTCCGTCTCGAAGTGATCCTGCTGGTGATCCTGTTTCCCATCGGCTTGTGGTTGGGCGACGGCGTGATCGAGAAGGCACTGCTGGCCGGATCGCTGCTGCCGGTGCTCGCCGCGGAGATGTTGAATTCCGCCCTTGAATGCCTGGTCGACAAGCTCTGGCCCGAACTCCATGAAATCGCCGGGCGCGCCAAGGACATGGGTTCGGCGGCGGTGTTCCTGTTGATGATCAACGTGCTGGTGATCTGGGGCGTGATATTGATTCCGCGCGCGTTCTAG
- a CDS encoding LemA family protein produces the protein MRAVRLVAACFALLLACGLLSGCGYNQIQTKDEAVKAAWSEVINQYQRRADLVPNLVATVKGYAAHEEQVFREVTEARAKVGQVTVNADDAASLAKYQAVQGELSSALTRLMAVSENYPNLKADGLFQNLQAQLEGTENRITVARHRYVQAVQDYNSYIRGFPVNLTAKAFGYKVKPNFKVDNEAAISTAPKVDFGASSAPAPASSAH, from the coding sequence ATGCGCGCTGTCCGGCTCGTTGCCGCGTGTTTCGCGTTGCTGCTTGCCTGCGGCCTGCTGTCGGGCTGCGGCTACAACCAGATCCAGACCAAGGACGAGGCGGTCAAGGCCGCGTGGTCGGAAGTGATCAACCAGTACCAGCGCCGCGCCGACCTGGTGCCGAATCTGGTCGCGACGGTGAAGGGCTATGCCGCGCACGAGGAACAGGTGTTCCGCGAAGTCACCGAAGCACGCGCCAAGGTCGGGCAGGTGACGGTGAACGCCGACGACGCGGCCTCGCTCGCGAAATACCAGGCGGTGCAGGGCGAACTTTCCAGCGCGCTGACGCGCCTGATGGCGGTGTCGGAAAACTATCCGAACCTGAAGGCCGACGGGCTGTTCCAGAACCTGCAGGCGCAGCTCGAAGGTACCGAGAACCGCATCACCGTCGCTCGCCACCGCTATGTGCAGGCGGTGCAGGATTACAACAGTTACATCCGCGGATTTCCCGTCAACCTGACCGCGAAGGCATTCGGGTACAAGGTGAAACCCAACTTCAAGGTCGATAACGAGGCCGCGATTTCGACCGCGCCGAAGGTGGACTTCGGTGCGTCGTCCGCGCCTGCGCCCGCGTCGAGCGCGCATTGA
- a CDS encoding Beta-propeller domains of methanol dehydrogenase type, whose translation MLLAGVLFALAGVAHADVAVPALKARITDLTGTLTAQQTQQLESQLAALEQRKGAQVVVLMLPTTQPEDIVDYATRVFDQWKIGRKNVDDGVLVVVAKDDHRAMIETGYGLEGAIPDAAASRIIREYMSPKFRVNDFYGGLDDAIGALTKLIDGEPLPPPLQGPQRNTGGVAHGQDWFTGLLVAGFVMVWARGMFGRLPRVPRAGAMGALTGALAWVFSGLWLLGIAFGVIGLLFGFVGGAGGTFARRGGFGGWGGFGGGGFGGGGFGGGGFGGGGGFSGGGGGTGGGGASGSW comes from the coding sequence ATGTTGCTTGCGGGCGTGTTGTTCGCGCTCGCAGGCGTCGCGCACGCTGACGTCGCGGTGCCGGCACTGAAGGCGCGCATCACCGATCTCACCGGCACGCTCACCGCGCAGCAGACGCAGCAACTGGAATCGCAGCTGGCCGCGTTGGAACAACGCAAGGGCGCACAGGTCGTGGTGCTGATGCTGCCGACCACGCAACCCGAAGACATCGTCGATTACGCGACGCGCGTTTTCGACCAGTGGAAGATCGGCCGCAAGAACGTCGATGATGGCGTGCTGGTGGTGGTGGCGAAGGACGATCATCGCGCGATGATCGAAACCGGCTACGGCCTCGAAGGCGCGATTCCCGACGCCGCGGCGTCGCGCATCATCCGCGAATACATGTCGCCGAAGTTCCGCGTGAACGATTTCTACGGCGGCCTGGACGATGCGATCGGCGCGTTGACGAAGCTGATCGACGGCGAACCGCTGCCGCCGCCGTTGCAAGGCCCGCAGCGCAATACGGGCGGTGTGGCGCACGGGCAGGACTGGTTCACCGGCCTGCTGGTCGCTGGGTTCGTGATGGTGTGGGCGCGCGGGATGTTCGGCCGGCTGCCGCGCGTGCCGCGCGCGGGTGCGATGGGCGCGCTGACCGGAGCGTTGGCTTGGGTGTTCAGTGGACTGTGGCTGCTGGGGATCGCGTTCGGCGTGATCGGATTGCTGTTCGGTTTCGTCGGTGGCGCGGGCGGCACCTTCGCGCGGCGCGGCGGCTTCGGCGGATGGGGCGGCTTTGGCGGTGGCGGTTTCGGTGGCGGCGGCTTCGGCGGGGGTGGCTTCGGCGGAGGCGGCGGATTTTCCGGTGGCGGTGGCGGCACCGGTGGCGGCGGTGCTTCAGGGAGCTGGTGA
- a CDS encoding Prolyl oligopeptidase family protein: MMRLPRLACWLLMAGTLSCTAAVAAELPVSDFVKHPTLTNPVISPDGKYLAVVVNENTDSTDANYQLAVLQLPDLKPISRLDMAPRYVPYDVHWVSNTRVIMGLANETGTLVAPSAIGDIIAVDYDGSHKKSLYSLRHRGDTFSGINSLDIPQGWPSIAGIPHERNGHFYISLSQLPEGSEGDTWQDGTTSLYNVDADSGHAIRIAEIHHGGMQILQHDNVARIAVGMDNHMDTVGFSSTDGKTWTQMPATTVGKSFEPLAISRDGKLLYALSSIDGGPNALVSCNLDGSDREVLASDPFSSVTDVMWNPESGVPIAAVFGAGGRPTVKYLNNDVYAQIMRALSAGQPNDLVSMDGASTDGATLLISIKGDRNPGDFALFERNGMHARPLYPVLPWIKPADMPARMPVRFKDRAGIELAGFLTLPNGSNRKNLPLVLIPHGGPIGPSDSWFYDPWAALLANRGYATLQINYRGSGDRGHNFERSGYKQFGSGIQDDLIDGVKWAIAQGYVDPNRVCVFGGSFGGYSSLMQPILAPKLYKCAIDYAGVYDWRIGMDKSDTRRIKLGRTYFDEAIGTREDAYAISPVSMMDKFNVPVLIAHGKDDPRVPYENATDLRSALDKANKPYEWLAEPKELHGFASEAHNEELWNTILPFLGKYIGAGNAAPATRTAPK; this comes from the coding sequence ATGATGCGTTTGCCACGTCTTGCCTGCTGGCTGCTGATGGCCGGCACCCTGTCCTGCACCGCTGCCGTTGCAGCGGAGCTGCCGGTATCCGATTTCGTCAAGCACCCGACCTTGACCAATCCGGTGATTTCACCCGACGGCAAATACCTCGCGGTGGTCGTCAACGAGAACACCGACAGCACCGACGCCAACTACCAGCTCGCGGTGCTGCAACTGCCCGACCTCAAACCGATCAGCCGCCTCGACATGGCGCCGCGTTACGTGCCCTACGACGTGCACTGGGTCAGCAACACGCGCGTGATCATGGGACTGGCGAACGAAACCGGCACGCTGGTGGCGCCCTCCGCCATCGGCGATATCATCGCGGTCGATTACGACGGCTCGCACAAGAAATCCCTGTACAGCCTGCGCCATCGCGGCGACACGTTCTCCGGCATCAACTCGCTCGACATTCCGCAGGGCTGGCCGTCGATCGCCGGCATCCCGCACGAGCGCAACGGGCACTTCTACATCAGCCTGAGCCAGCTGCCCGAAGGCTCGGAGGGCGACACCTGGCAGGACGGCACCACTTCCCTGTACAACGTCGATGCCGACAGCGGGCATGCGATCAGGATCGCCGAGATCCACCACGGCGGCATGCAAATCCTGCAGCACGACAACGTCGCGCGCATCGCGGTCGGCATGGACAACCACATGGACACCGTCGGCTTTTCCAGCACCGATGGCAAGACGTGGACCCAGATGCCGGCAACGACCGTCGGCAAGTCCTTCGAACCGCTGGCCATCAGCCGTGACGGCAAGCTGCTGTACGCGTTGTCGAGCATCGACGGCGGTCCCAACGCGCTGGTTTCCTGCAACCTCGACGGCAGCGACCGCGAAGTGCTGGCTTCCGATCCGTTCTCGTCCGTCACCGACGTGATGTGGAATCCCGAAAGCGGCGTGCCGATCGCGGCCGTGTTCGGCGCCGGCGGCCGTCCGACGGTGAAATACCTCAACAACGACGTGTACGCGCAGATCATGCGCGCGCTGTCCGCCGGCCAGCCGAACGACCTGGTGTCGATGGACGGCGCCAGCACCGATGGCGCAACGTTGCTGATCAGCATCAAGGGCGACCGCAATCCGGGCGACTTCGCATTGTTCGAGCGCAACGGCATGCACGCGCGTCCGTTGTATCCGGTGCTGCCCTGGATCAAGCCCGCCGACATGCCCGCGCGCATGCCGGTCCGCTTCAAGGATCGCGCCGGCATCGAACTGGCGGGTTTCCTGACGCTGCCCAACGGCAGCAACCGGAAGAACCTGCCGCTGGTGCTGATTCCGCACGGCGGCCCGATCGGTCCGTCGGACAGCTGGTTTTACGATCCGTGGGCGGCGCTGCTGGCCAACCGCGGCTACGCGACCCTGCAGATCAACTACCGCGGCTCCGGCGATCGCGGCCACAACTTCGAGCGTTCGGGCTACAAGCAGTTCGGCTCCGGCATCCAGGACGACCTGATCGATGGCGTGAAGTGGGCCATCGCGCAAGGTTATGTCGATCCCAACCGCGTCTGCGTGTTCGGCGGCAGCTTCGGCGGCTACTCGTCGCTGATGCAGCCGATCCTCGCGCCCAAGCTGTACAAGTGCGCGATCGACTACGCAGGCGTGTACGACTGGCGCATCGGCATGGACAAGAGCGACACGCGCCGCATCAAGCTCGGCCGCACCTATTTCGACGAGGCCATCGGCACGCGCGAAGACGCGTACGCGATCTCGCCAGTCAGCATGATGGACAAGTTCAACGTGCCGGTGCTGATCGCGCACGGCAAGGACGATCCGCGCGTGCCGTACGAAAACGCGACCGACTTGCGCTCGGCGCTGGACAAGGCCAACAAGCCATACGAATGGCTGGCCGAACCCAAGGAATTGCACGGCTTCGCCAGCGAGGCGCACAACGAGGAACTGTGGAACACGATCCTGCCCTTCCTCGGCAAGTACATCGGCGCCGGCAATGCGGCGCCTGCGACGCGCACCGCGCCGAAATAG
- a CDS encoding 23S rRNA (cytosine(1962)-C(5))-methyltransferase, with amino-acid sequence MDEPVEYPALYLKRGEDARLRAGHLWVFSNEVDVARSPLTGFEPGEPCVVVAANDKPIGVGYANPRSLICARLVARGIEHPLDVSLLTHRLQVALALRECVYAEAFYRLLYGESDGVPGLTLDRFDDVIVAQATTAGIERLKPQIEAAVQKVLKPRALIWKNDAGIRALEGLMDYADVGFGDPPGALRVVEGGVEFAVDAIGGQKTGWFYDQRANRDALAPYVQGARVLDMFAYLGAWGLRAAAMGAKEVTCVDASASAVKLIGENAARNGLADRVRAERADAFDFLKDLREHREHFDVVILDPPAFVKRKKDLKEGALAYRRIDELAMQVLSRDGILVTCSCSYHMSRAALLDAVQKGARHLDRNVQVLQQLQQSPDHPVHPAIQETDYLKGFICRVLPSA; translated from the coding sequence GTGGACGAGCCCGTCGAATACCCCGCGTTGTACCTCAAGCGTGGCGAGGATGCGCGCCTGCGCGCAGGACACCTGTGGGTGTTCTCCAACGAGGTCGACGTGGCGCGTTCGCCGCTGACGGGTTTCGAGCCGGGCGAGCCGTGCGTGGTGGTGGCGGCCAACGACAAGCCGATCGGCGTCGGCTACGCCAATCCGCGTTCGCTGATCTGCGCGCGGCTGGTGGCGCGCGGCATCGAACATCCGCTGGACGTGTCGCTGCTGACGCACCGGCTGCAGGTCGCGCTGGCGTTGCGCGAATGCGTGTACGCCGAAGCTTTTTATCGATTGCTGTACGGCGAATCCGACGGCGTGCCGGGGCTGACGCTGGACCGATTCGACGACGTGATCGTCGCGCAGGCGACCACGGCCGGCATCGAACGCCTGAAGCCGCAGATCGAGGCGGCCGTGCAGAAAGTGCTGAAGCCGCGCGCGCTGATCTGGAAGAACGACGCGGGCATCCGCGCGCTGGAAGGGCTGATGGATTACGCCGACGTCGGCTTCGGCGATCCGCCGGGTGCCCTGCGCGTGGTCGAAGGCGGCGTGGAGTTCGCGGTGGACGCAATCGGCGGCCAGAAGACCGGCTGGTTCTACGACCAGCGCGCCAACCGCGATGCGCTGGCGCCGTACGTGCAAGGCGCGCGGGTGCTGGACATGTTCGCGTACCTCGGGGCATGGGGTCTGCGCGCGGCCGCGATGGGCGCGAAGGAAGTCACCTGCGTGGATGCATCCGCGTCGGCGGTGAAATTGATCGGCGAGAATGCGGCGCGCAACGGGCTTGCCGATCGCGTGCGCGCCGAGCGCGCGGATGCCTTCGATTTCCTGAAGGACTTGCGCGAACACCGCGAACACTTCGACGTGGTGATCCTCGATCCGCCCGCGTTCGTCAAACGCAAGAAGGATCTGAAGGAAGGCGCGCTGGCCTACCGCCGCATCGACGAACTGGCGATGCAGGTGTTGTCGCGCGACGGCATCCTGGTGACTTGTTCGTGTTCGTATCACATGTCGCGTGCGGCGTTGCTGGATGCGGTGCAAAAGGGGGCGCGCCACCTCGACCGCAACGTGCAGGTGCTGCAGCAGTTGCAGCAGTCGCCGGATCATCCGGTGCATCCGGCAATCCAGGAAACCGATTACCTGAAAGGGTTTATCTGCCGGGTGTTGCCTTCGGCGTGA